The following coding sequences are from one Plasmodium coatneyi strain Hackeri chromosome 11, complete sequence window:
- a CDS encoding SICA antigen, which produces MWDFTLRSVGFHILGYFFLGKRRKRHRRAHQVSGPPSLGELLAHVDDQADGPHEYTLVKERRQPRSAPTKTKQPKELVPGRSGVRRRMIIDIHLEVLDECQKGDTELIQEDYFKILVQEFMGSEFIKGEYVPEEDVPKEQVPSLDSRFREGRPCSKGRGRCSCGRCSYGTGSKFRFRVQAKIWDDMKTIFTNLMNTLWGEQPGIRDLCKDGMDAEENDIAQWGDAEKELCKAMMKVVLYTNGLTQDLAVRRKVDGEDIVDTYFRCLVGNAVLVELYGSNCRFDKVLPYVSGIVGATVQQLHGKEMTDEKCSAFNRQDAQIGGKLISKTISDWINDGKWKDQAKIRNYNAIETQGKNCTQDATSGKGRKGTGEEDNNKERKDIEEKVSEIKEIIDKGETVSQTGANQVMEKMNPNDSEDDMKRKLKKGIENKVQEEKEAADSMESDIKSVATCMFASISTNSTKMQSYCTAGHTETDSRRVTDPEKKACHYITAGLKHIYEIKADEGKNAPEEKKKAEDDRLFKQTMLCLVLNAFADELREKVKSPCEVSDETIKQAFDKGNGERVKWCKHKVNGKSECVQCDRYGDYANCTIGGTKETDKVGQKLHELFKSNSKKEQLDQGLSSTFKSLCDRTQCVITQWTRDKRIERNKTKGEPKREDIWEVLKGFILNIAV; this is translated from the exons ATGTGGGATTTTACACTTAggagtgtaggatttcacattttaggg tattttttccttggtaaaagaagaaaacgtcacagaagagctcatcaagtaTCCGGTCCTCCTTCTTTAGGAGAACTCCTTGCTCATGTGGACGATcaggcagatggtccacatgaatataccttagtaaaggaacgcaggCAACCAAGATCTGCTCCAACAAAAACGAAGCAGCCGAAAGAACTGGTTCCTGGTCGTAGTGGTGTACGTCgtcgcatgattattgatattcatttagaagtcttagacgaatgtcaaaaaggggacaccGAACTGATTCAGGAGGattatttcaaaattttggttcaagaatttatgggaagtgaattcataaaaggagaatatgttcctgaggaagatgttcctaaggaacaggttccaagtttagattccAGGTTTAGGGAAGGGAGACcttgttccaaaggaagag gaaggtgttcctgtGGAAGATGTTCttatggaacaggttccaagttcagattccgggttcag GCTAAAATATGGGATGACATGAAGACAATATTTACTAATCTTATGAATACTCTTTGGGGTGAGCAACCCGGAATAAGAGATCTATGCAAGGACGGAATGGATGCCGAGGAGAATGATATTGCTCAATGGGGCGATGCAGAAAAGGAGTTATGCAAAGCTATGATGAAAGTTGTACTATACACTAATGGATTAACGCAAGATTTAGCAGTAAGGAGGAAAGTCGATGGTGAGGATATAGTAGACACTTACTTTAGGTGTTTAGTGGGGAATGCAGTTTTAGTAGAATTGTATGGAAGTAATTGTCGATTTGATAAGGTACTCCCATATGTGTCAGGAATAGTAGGGGCAACGGTGCAGCAGTTGCATGGGAAGGAAATGACGGATGAAAAGTGTAGTGCATTTAATCGTCAAGATGCACAAATAGGGGGAAAACTTATTAGTAAGACTATAAGCGACTGGATAAACGACGGAAAGTGGAAAGACCAAGCGAAAATACGGAATTATAACGCAATAGAAAcacaggggaaaaattgtACCCAAGATGCGACAAGTGGAAAAGGCAGGAAGGGAACAGGAGAGGAGGATAACAATAAGGAACGGAAGgacatagaagaaaaagtaagcgaaataaaggaaataatagaTAAAGGCGAAACAGTATCCCAGACAGGTGCAAACCaagtaatggaaaaaatgaatccgAATGATAGTGAGGATGACATGAAGAGGaaactgaaaaaaggaattgaaaataaagtacaggaagagaaggaagcaGCT GACTCCATGGAAAGTGACATTAAGAGTGTGGCCACATGTATGTTTGCTTCTATATCTACAAATAGcacaaaaatgcaaagttACTGTACTGCTGGACATACAGAAACAGATAGTAGAAGAGTCACGGACCCAGAAAAGAAAGCATGTCACTATATTACTGCAGGATTAAAGCATATTTATGAAATTAAAGCAgatgaagggaagaatgcacccgaggagaaaaagaaagcagaaGACGATCGCTTATTTAAGCAAACAATGTTATGCTTAGTTTTGAACGCCTTTGCAGATGAGTTGCGGGAGAAGGTTAAATCCCCCTGTGAGGTCAGTGACGAAACAATAAAACAAGCATTTGATAAAGGGAATGGGGAACGTGTGAAATGGTGTAAGCATAAGGTGAATGGTAAGAGTGAGTGTGTTCAATGTGATAGGTATGGGGATTATGCAAATTGTACAATAGGCGGTACTAAAGAAACAGATAAAGTAGGGCAAAAGTTGCATGAATTGTTCAAGAGTAACagcaaaaaagaacaattagATCAAGGTCTAAGTTCTACATTTAAGTCCTTATGTGATCGCACCCAATGTGTAATAACACAATGGACCAGGGACAAAAGAATAGAGAGGAACAAAACGAAGGGCGAACCGAAGCGCGAAGATATTTGGGAGGTTTTGAAAGGATTCATATTAAACATTGCTgtctaa
- a CDS encoding SICA antigen has protein sequence MSLHKYYLYLRTDIWNDMEKRINPLAEAMSNTDAAVDNYCTSTDEKNKEACRQIVSGLMHVYKTQGERSSEKSSKGNSRIFHQTMKCAFLNAYADMLENKDPCKPLNGVKEAFNKSTELHKQLCQDDTNCVECIREKNLGCTVKVRGNLLNNYFFIGKKRKRYKRAPQVSGPPSLEEQLLDRVDDQDDGPHVYTLVKERRQPRSLPTGRTKRPKKRVPGLRAGRRGVGHRMIIDIHLEVLDECQKGDLHSRKEDFFEILIQAFMGSNFIKEENIPKEDVPKKEDQSSDSGFSVDVPKKGSS, from the exons ATGTCTTTGCATAAGTACTATTTATATTTGCGT ACGGACATTTGGAACGATATGGAGAAAAGGATTAACCCACTTGCCGAGGCCATGTCTAATACGGACGCAGCTGTGGACAACTATTGTACTAGCACTGAcgagaagaacaaagaagCATGTAGGCAAATTGTCAGTGGACTGATGCATGTATACAAAACTCAAGGGGAACGAAGCAGTGAAAAGAGTTCAAAGGGAAATAGTAGAATATTCCATCAAACTATGAAATGCGCTTTCCTGAATGCATATGCAGATATGTTGGAGAACAAGGATCCATGTAAACCACTGAACGGCGTGAAAGAAGCATTTAATAAAAGTACAGAGCTCCATAAACAGTTGTGTCAGGATGATACTAATTGTGTAGAAtgtataagggaaaaaaatttaggttGCACAGTAAAAGTGAGAGGAAATCTATTGAATAAT tattttttcattggtaaaaaaagaaaacgttacaaaagAGCTCCTCAAGTATCTGGTCCTCCTTCTTtagaagaacaactccttgatcgtgtggacgaccaggatgatggtccacatgtatataccttagtaaaggaacgcagacaaccaagatctCTTCCAACGGGAAGAACGAAGAGGCCAAAAAAACGGGTTCCTGGTCTCCGTGCTGGTCGTCGTGGTGTCGGTcaccgcatgattattgatattcatttagaagtcttagacgaatgtcaaaagggggacctgcattcaaggaaggaagacttttttgaaattttgatTCAAGCGTTTATGGGAAGCAATtttataaaggaggaaaatattcctaaggaagatgttcctaagaaGGAGGAtcaaagttcagattccgggtttagtgTTGATGTTCCAAAGAAGGgaagttcctaa